A portion of the Thermothelomyces thermophilus ATCC 42464 chromosome 5, complete sequence genome contains these proteins:
- a CDS encoding glycosyltransferase family 90 protein (CAZy_ID 267964) — MVGFPRRPSTAVRYIVRALLLIFVFYSLLGPSDPSQDGSFAPLRPWRRLFSSSGHPIDKLVKAAEKEFASKIAKATKSLPDAAAAYRKRRGRHPPPGFDQWYQFAVEKQAIIVEDFWDQIYHDLEPFWALDPARIRKDAREFEMRIHIRDHKASTESDWFWTQIWLTLIQTIEHLLPDMDLALNPMDEPRVVASWEDVNEYLREAAKTKTMANPKEVVSNFGKLPPVEQAPPDQEQMPPVIWESDKHYWRIVRRGCPPDSPAREAEVITDFDQTPAIADPFSLAHMRDGYVANYTLSTSFCHQPDLQALEGIFVEPLSVSATKSLLPMFGGSKLAVNNDILLPAPIYWNEEDRFVGAEGASIPWEAKHAMAAWRGVATGGRNRPNNWRSFQRHRFVAMNNASILSDSSQPPPNFALPSPRYPLPDALPDWISANTNIGFTDMMCLYVPPPEESEPGFPGCNYTVPFFSIVPSIPMADQFHFKILPDIDGNSFSGRYLGFLKSTSLPIKSTLWREWHDSRLVAWKHFVPMDNRFGDWFGLLAYFLGNGKTQGRDDVAKKIAMDGRDWAARVLRKEDMQVYVLRLLLEYARVVDERREMMGWVDDLL, encoded by the exons ATGGTGGGGTTTCCTCGTCGTCCATCGACGGCTGTTCGCTACATCGTGCGAGCGCTCCTCCTGATCTTCGTCTTCTACTCCCTGCTCGGGCCCTCCGACCCCTCCCAGGATGGCTCCTTCGCACCGTTGAGGCCGTGGCGCCGATTGTTCAGCTCGTCCGGGCATCCCATCGACAAGCTAGTCAAGGCCGCCGAGAAAGAGTTCGCATCCAAGATCGCAAAGGCGACCAAAAGCCTGCcagatgccgccgccgcctacCGCAAGCGCCGCGGCAGACACCCCCCGCCCGGCTTCGATCAATGGTACCAATTCGCGGTGGAAAAACAAGCCATCATTGTCGAAGACTTCTGGGACCAGATTTATCATGATCTGGAGCCGTTTTGGGCGCTCGATCCTGCGCGCATTCGCAAAGACGCTCGCGAGTTTGAGATGCGCATCCACATTCGCGACCACAAGGCCTCGACAGAAAGCGATTGGTTTTGGACGCAGATCTGGCTGACTTTGATACAAACTATCGAGCATCTTCTCCCGGATATGGACCTCGCCTTGAACCCGATGGACGAGCCGAGGGTAGTGGCGTCCTGGGAAGACGTGAACGAGTATCTGCGTGAGGCGGCCAAAACCAAGACGATGGCGAACCCGAAGGAGGTGGTATCCAACTTTGGAAAGCTGCCTCCGGTTGAGCAAGCGCCGCCGGATCAAGAGCAGATGCCGCCGGTAATCTGGGAAAGCGACA AGCACTACTGGCGCATTGTGCGCCGCGGATGTCCACCCGACAGCCCAGCTCGCGAAGCCGAAGTCATCACCGACTTTGACCAGACACCGGCCATTGCCGACCCCTTCAGCCTCGCACATATGCGAGACGGCTACGTTGCCAACTACACCCTCAGCACCTCCTTCTGCCACCAGCCCGACCTGCAAGCCCTGGAAGGCATTTTCGTCGAGCCCCTCTCCGTCTCGGCGACCAAGTCGCTCCTCCCGATGTTTGGCGGCTCTAAGCTCGCCGTCAACAACGACATCCTCCTCCCGGCGCCCATCTACTGGAACGAAGAAGACCGCTTCGTCGGCGCCGAGGGCGCCTCCATCCCCTGGGAAGCCAAACATGCGATGGCGGCCTGGCGCGGGGTAGCTACTGGCGGCCGCAACCGGCCGAACAACTGGCGCTCCTTCCAGCGCCACCGCTTCGTCGCCATGAATAACGCCTCGATCCTCTCCGACTCGTCACAGCCCCCGCCAAACTTcgccctcccctccccgcGCTACCCACTCCCCGACGCGCTGCCGGACTGGATCTCGGCAAACACCAATATCGGTTTCACGGACATGATGTGCCTTTATGTTCCGCCACCCGAGGAATCCGAGCCGGGATTTCCAGGCTGTAACTACACAGTACCCTTCTTCAGCATCGTCCCCTCCATCCCCATGGCCGATCAGTTCCACTTCAAGATCCTGCCCGATATTGACGGCAACTCGTTCAGCGGGCGGTACCTCGGGTTTCTAAAGAGCACCTCGCTGCCGATCAAGTCCACTTTGTGGCGGGAGTGGCATGACAGCCGGCTGGTGGCATGGAAACACTTTGTGCCGATGGACAATCGGTTCGGGGACTGGTTCGGCTTGTTGGCGTATTTCCTTGGAAACGGCAAGACGCAAGGGAGGGATGACGTTGCGAAAAAGATCGCAATGGACGGGAGAGACTGGGCCGCGAGGGTATTGAGGAAAGAAGATATGCAGGTCTACGTATTGAGGCTGCTGTTGGAGTATGCGAGGGTCGTGGACGAAAGGCGGGAGATGATGGGGTGGGTTGATGATTTATTATGA